In a single window of the Alphaproteobacteria bacterium LSUCC0684 genome:
- the mce gene encoding methylmalonyl-CoA epimerase, giving the protein MIGRLNHIALVVPDLEAAATHWKEALGAKVSLPQALPEHGVTVVFVDTGNSKIELLEPIGDDSPIARYLERNADGGMHHLCFEVDDILAARDRLISQGARVLGSGEPAIGAHGKPVLFLHPKDFNGTLIELEQA; this is encoded by the coding sequence ATGATAGGAAGACTTAACCATATCGCGCTGGTCGTTCCGGATCTTGAAGCGGCGGCAACGCATTGGAAAGAGGCCTTGGGAGCAAAGGTATCTCTTCCCCAGGCGTTGCCCGAACATGGCGTGACCGTTGTCTTTGTCGATACAGGAAACAGCAAGATCGAACTGCTTGAGCCCATCGGTGATGACAGCCCCATCGCCCGATATCTTGAACGCAATGCCGATGGCGGCATGCATCATCTGTGCTTTGAGGTGGATGATATCCTTGCCGCCCGTGACCGGCTGATCTCTCAAGGGGCGCGGGTCCTTGGTTCGGGGGAGCCCGCGATTGGCGCCCATGGCAAGCCGGTACTGTTTCTTCACCCCAAGGATTTCAACGGTACCCTGATTGAACTGGAACAGGCGTAA
- the nuoI gene encoding NADH-quinone oxidoreductase subunit NuoI, whose protein sequence is MHALINAARSFLLLEIVKGLALTLKYFFKPKVTINYPYEKGSLSPRFRGEHALRRYPNGEERCIACKLCEAICPAQAITIEAEPREDGSRRTTRYDIDMTKCIYCGFCQEACPVDAIVEGPNFEFATETREELYYDKEKLLANGDRWEVEIARNLAADARYR, encoded by the coding sequence ATGCACGCTCTTATCAATGCCGCCCGATCTTTTCTGCTTCTGGAAATCGTGAAGGGGCTTGCGCTTACGCTCAAATATTTCTTCAAGCCCAAGGTGACGATCAACTATCCCTATGAAAAGGGAAGTCTGTCGCCGCGATTCCGTGGTGAACATGCTCTCAGGCGCTATCCCAATGGGGAGGAACGCTGCATCGCCTGCAAATTATGTGAGGCGATCTGTCCCGCCCAGGCCATTACGATCGAAGCGGAGCCAAGAGAAGATGGCAGCCGCCGGACAACCCGATACGATATCGACATGACCAAATGCATCTATTGCGGGTTCTGCCAGGAAGCCTGCCCTGTTGATGCCATTGTCGAGGGCCCGAATTTTGAATTCGCCACCGAAACAAGGGAAGAGCTTTACTACGACAAGGAAAAGCTTCTTGCCAATGGTGACCGTTGGGAAGTCGAGATTGCCCGCAATCTAGCTGCAGACGCCAGGTATCGGTAA
- a CDS encoding DUF1467 family protein, with the protein MDTVSGIVVYILLWWWVFFMTLPFGVRQPDEVEKGHASGAPARPGLWIKAAITSILALLLWFGVDAVIASGIFSFRDMVNN; encoded by the coding sequence ATGGATACGGTTTCGGGAATAGTTGTGTATATCCTGCTCTGGTGGTGGGTCTTCTTCATGACCTTGCCATTCGGGGTGAGACAACCGGATGAGGTTGAAAAAGGACACGCCTCCGGTGCCCCCGCCAGGCCTGGACTGTGGATCAAGGCGGCAATTACCAGCATTCTGGCGTTACTTCTCTGGTTCGGGGTGGATGCGGTGATTGCAAGCGGGATATTTTCGTTCCGGGATATGGTGAACAATTAG
- a CDS encoding NADH-quinone oxidoreductase subunit J — protein MMITSLFFYLFAAMTVASGFMVITARNPVHAVLFLILSFFNAAGLFILMGAEFLAMLLVVVYVGAVAVLFLFVVMMLDINFADMREGFRRHLPLGIIIGLILLIELVLIFAVPETAIMVADSVSSRSNTAQIGDVLYTDYIFLFQLAGIILLVAMIGAITLTMRHREGVKRQSIARQNARRREETVEIVSVESHVAPQEIAAEVNADQKVLR, from the coding sequence ATGATGATTACAAGCTTGTTCTTCTATCTTTTTGCCGCCATGACCGTTGCATCCGGTTTCATGGTCATCACGGCACGAAACCCGGTTCACGCGGTACTGTTTCTGATCCTTTCGTTCTTTAACGCGGCCGGATTGTTCATCCTGATGGGGGCGGAATTCCTCGCCATGCTGCTGGTGGTTGTCTATGTCGGTGCGGTGGCGGTGCTTTTCCTTTTCGTGGTGATGATGCTTGATATCAATTTCGCCGACATGCGAGAAGGGTTCCGGCGTCACCTGCCGCTCGGTATAATTATCGGATTGATCCTGCTGATTGAACTTGTGCTCATTTTTGCGGTTCCGGAAACGGCGATCATGGTTGCGGACAGTGTGTCTTCGCGCAGCAATACAGCCCAGATCGGTGATGTGCTCTATACCGATTATATTTTCCTGTTCCAGCTCGCCGGGATCATCCTTCTTGTGGCCATGATCGGGGCCATTACCCTGACCATGCGTCATCGTGAAGGTGTCAAGCGGCAGTCCATTGCCCGGCAGAATGCCCGCCGCCGGGAGGAGACGGTGGAGATTGTCTCCGTTGAAAGCCATGTTGCGCCGCAGGAAATTGCCGCAGAAGTCAACGCTGACCAGAAGGTGCTTCGCTGA
- a CDS encoding biotin--[acetyl-CoA-carboxylase] ligase, which translates to MRPSRISSSSQVDVLKELVISYHDQVTSTSDLARQAVKEGSLAGTAFRAGLQTKGRGRHGRHWESPEGNLYVSIILYPAVPEVRWPEISLVTGLALLDAIRSLKKDAGITLKWPNDVLVDGLKCAGILLEREGDAIIVGCGVNLDAEPIETSGWAPGSLNRNSTTEPITPEILMKTFEQTLIRRYNTWEGEGFEQHRRDWTRAAAHIGAMLAVDLGQGKVLHGIFESLGEDGALMLCSGDGTTHRIQAGDVISARLEEDQHASCH; encoded by the coding sequence TTGCGACCGTCCCGCATATCATCCTCATCGCAGGTTGATGTGCTGAAAGAACTAGTCATTTCCTACCACGATCAGGTGACCAGCACCTCTGATCTTGCCCGTCAGGCGGTCAAGGAAGGCAGCCTTGCGGGAACGGCGTTTCGTGCAGGTCTCCAGACAAAGGGGAGAGGGCGTCATGGCCGCCACTGGGAATCGCCCGAAGGCAATCTCTATGTGTCCATTATCCTCTATCCCGCCGTACCCGAGGTGCGCTGGCCGGAGATATCGCTTGTCACTGGATTGGCGCTCCTTGATGCGATCCGCTCGCTGAAAAAGGATGCCGGGATTACCTTGAAATGGCCCAATGATGTGCTGGTAGACGGGCTGAAATGTGCCGGTATCCTTCTTGAACGTGAGGGCGATGCCATCATTGTCGGATGCGGCGTCAATCTTGATGCCGAGCCGATTGAAACATCTGGCTGGGCGCCGGGCTCGCTCAACAGGAATTCAACGACGGAACCGATCACGCCTGAAATCCTGATGAAGACGTTTGAGCAAACGCTCATCCGCCGCTATAACACCTGGGAAGGTGAGGGGTTTGAGCAGCACCGGCGTGACTGGACCCGCGCGGCGGCTCATATCGGGGCCATGCTGGCCGTTGATCTGGGGCAGGGAAAGGTTTTGCACGGTATTTTTGAGTCTCTCGGAGAAGACGGCGCGTTGATGCTCTGCTCCGGAGATGGAACAACGCATCGTATTCAGGCTGGTGATGTGATCAGCGCCCGGCTGGAAGAGGATCAGCATGCTTCTTGTCATTGA
- the nuoK gene encoding NADH-quinone oxidoreductase subunit NuoK: MGTITLFHYLTVAAILFTLGAVGIFLNRKNVITILMCVELMLLAVNINLVAFSTHNGDLTGQIFAMLILTVAAAEAAIGLAILVVYFRNRGSIAVEDINMMKG, translated from the coding sequence ATGGGTACGATTACGCTTTTCCACTATCTGACCGTGGCTGCTATTCTGTTTACGCTGGGCGCGGTTGGGATTTTTCTCAATCGCAAGAACGTCATCACCATTCTGATGTGCGTTGAGCTCATGCTCCTTGCCGTCAATATCAATCTGGTGGCGTTTTCCACCCATAACGGTGACCTGACAGGCCAGATCTTCGCTATGCTGATCCTGACGGTTGCCGCCGCCGAAGCTGCCATCGGTCTGGCCATTCTTGTTGTGTACTTCCGGAACCGCGGCAGCATCGCGGTGGAAGATATCAATATGATGAAGGGATAG
- a CDS encoding NADH-quinone oxidoreductase subunit M encodes MDTSWPILTVLTFLPLFGVVFLLLTRGDDETVMRNSRNVALWVSGFTFLVSLFALMQFDPSIVGYQLEDRGEWLLEDGISYHMGVDGISMPFVVLTTFLTPLAILASFKAITHRVREYMIGFLALETLMIGTFCALDVVMFYLFFEAVLIPMFLIIGIWGGKRRVYASFKFFLYTLAGSVLMLVAILFMADQAGTTDIPALQKFAFDPDVQFWLFLAFFASFAVKVPMWPVHTWLPDAHVEAPTAGSMILAGILLKMGGYGFLRFSLPMFPDASLYFAPMIFALSVVAVIYTSLVALAQSDMKKMIAYSSVAHMGFVTVGIFTMTEQGVAGAMFQMISHGLVSAALFFAVGVVYDRLHTREIDAYGGVADSMPRYAVFFMLMMLASVGLPGTSGFIGEFLVLVGAWQTSSFLAFLTATGLVLGATYMLWLYRRVVFGRAEKEEVISMSPLERREIIIFLPLAVLVLWYGVFPGSLLDLMQPSILAVIDQVNLHADASLLPGGK; translated from the coding sequence ATGGATACGAGCTGGCCAATTCTTACGGTTCTGACCTTCCTGCCTCTTTTTGGCGTGGTATTCCTGCTGCTCACCCGGGGGGATGATGAAACCGTCATGCGGAACTCCCGGAATGTTGCGCTGTGGGTTTCGGGCTTCACCTTCCTTGTGTCCCTGTTCGCGCTCATGCAGTTTGACCCGTCAATTGTCGGCTACCAGCTGGAAGACCGCGGTGAGTGGCTTCTTGAGGACGGGATCAGCTATCATATGGGGGTTGATGGGATATCCATGCCCTTTGTCGTGCTGACAACGTTTCTGACGCCGCTTGCCATTCTCGCATCCTTCAAGGCAATCACCCATCGGGTGCGCGAATACATGATCGGCTTTCTGGCGCTGGAAACGCTCATGATCGGGACTTTCTGCGCCCTTGATGTGGTGATGTTCTACCTCTTCTTTGAAGCGGTGCTGATCCCGATGTTCCTGATCATCGGGATCTGGGGCGGCAAGCGGCGGGTTTACGCCTCGTTCAAGTTCTTCCTCTATACGCTGGCCGGGTCGGTGCTGATGCTCGTTGCCATCCTTTTCATGGCAGATCAGGCTGGCACGACGGATATTCCGGCCCTGCAGAAATTCGCCTTTGATCCAGATGTGCAGTTCTGGCTGTTTCTGGCGTTCTTTGCTTCATTTGCCGTCAAAGTGCCGATGTGGCCGGTCCATACCTGGCTGCCTGATGCCCATGTCGAGGCACCGACCGCAGGATCGATGATACTTGCCGGTATTCTGCTGAAGATGGGGGGGTATGGGTTTCTGCGTTTCTCTCTGCCGATGTTCCCGGATGCATCGCTCTATTTTGCCCCGATGATCTTTGCGCTCTCCGTGGTTGCGGTGATTTACACGTCTCTGGTGGCCCTGGCCCAGAGCGATATGAAGAAGATGATCGCCTATTCCTCCGTGGCGCATATGGGTTTTGTCACCGTCGGGATTTTCACCATGACCGAGCAAGGCGTGGCTGGCGCCATGTTCCAGATGATCAGCCATGGCCTTGTCTCCGCGGCGCTTTTCTTTGCGGTTGGAGTTGTCTATGACCGCCTGCATACACGAGAGATAGATGCCTATGGCGGGGTTGCCGACAGCATGCCCCGATATGCCGTGTTTTTCATGCTGATGATGCTTGCCTCGGTCGGCCTTCCCGGCACAAGCGGCTTCATCGGTGAGTTTCTGGTTCTGGTCGGGGCCTGGCAGACAAGCAGTTTCCTCGCATTCCTGACGGCAACAGGCCTTGTTCTTGGTGCAACCTATATGCTCTGGCTTTACCGCCGGGTGGTGTTTGGCCGCGCCGAAAAAGAAGAGGTTATCAGCATGAGCCCTCTTGAAAGACGTGAAATCATCATCTTCCTTCCGCTGGCTGTTCTTGTCTTGTGGTATGGCGTATTTCCGGGCTCACTTCTCGATCTGATGCAGCCATCCATTCTGGCCGTGATTGACCAGGTCAATCTCCACGCTGATGCCTCTCTCCTCCCAGGGGGTAAATAA
- a CDS encoding type III pantothenate kinase, which translates to MLLVIDCGNTNTVFGIYDENRKLQHWRMTTVPSQTSDDMAVWLSHHLQRAGLGIERISGVVVSSVVPQLLPAFRHLAKDHLGLEAFVISADNPDHGVKVRIPNPAQAGADRIANTAGARAYGLPAMVIDFGTATTFDLIDADGAYIGGAIAPGVNLSINALYEAAARLPLIDPSTWTPEMPSLGTTTVDAMNSGLYFGYVSLVEGMITRLKAAFGGEMIVIATGGLANIFSISIEGVDHHDPDLTLNGMVAIYSSIREKE; encoded by the coding sequence ATGCTTCTTGTCATTGATTGCGGAAACACCAATACGGTCTTTGGTATTTACGACGAAAACCGCAAGCTTCAGCATTGGCGGATGACCACCGTTCCAAGCCAGACCTCCGATGATATGGCGGTGTGGCTGTCGCATCATCTGCAGCGTGCCGGCCTCGGGATTGAACGCATAAGCGGGGTGGTTGTATCAAGTGTGGTGCCGCAACTGCTGCCGGCATTCCGCCATCTTGCCAAGGATCACCTTGGTCTTGAGGCTTTTGTGATCAGTGCCGATAACCCGGACCATGGTGTCAAGGTCCGCATCCCCAATCCGGCGCAGGCCGGGGCTGACCGTATCGCCAATACCGCCGGGGCAAGGGCCTATGGCCTGCCGGCGATGGTGATAGATTTCGGGACTGCGACAACCTTTGATCTCATCGATGCCGATGGCGCCTATATCGGCGGGGCAATCGCGCCGGGGGTCAATCTTTCGATTAATGCGCTTTATGAAGCCGCGGCAAGACTGCCGCTCATCGATCCATCCACCTGGACACCGGAAATGCCATCCCTCGGCACCACAACGGTCGATGCGATGAATTCGGGGCTCTATTTTGGGTATGTCAGCCTTGTTGAAGGCATGATAACCCGGCTCAAGGCCGCCTTTGGTGGTGAGATGATCGTGATTGCCACGGGAGGGCTTGCTAATATATTCAGTATTTCCATTGAGGGGGTTGATCATCATGATCCGGACCTTACTCTCAATGGCATGGTTGCGATCTATAGCAGCATCAGGGAAAAGGAATGA
- a CDS encoding ribonuclease J, which yields MTATQPWQHDDLLFVPLGGSGEIGMNANLFHYDDQWLMVDLGISFPDDTMPGIDVVLPDLSFIEARRDKLAGLVITHGHEDHLGAIPYLWERLKCPIYGTPFTLALVRGKLSERLPDARVKLISLPFNTPVPVGSFDVEMISLTHSIPDPAGLVLRAGGKTIFHTGDWKFDNDPLLGPTSDKDALKKLGDSGVDILIGDSTNAMVEGRTGSEADAREGLLETISGLKGRVAVTCFASNVARVDSLVRAARETGRSPMLVGRALHRISEAARSCGYLSDWPDFVPEDDFDLIPKENLLMICTGSQGEPRSALSRIASGSHHMVRLEKGDTVLFSSREIPGNEPAISRVQDNLIRRGVQVITADDAPIHVSGHPGREDMAEMYQMIRPRVAIPVHGTARHLNAHAALAQSCQVGKTIIPDNGDVIALDGDQSRVISKADTGLLTYEAGEVIGLDSSTLRDRRRMLWNGNVSASIVLSLTGELCLAPSITQNGLNDGFRADDYIAEGSLRVEDALLAMSNRDRLDDDVVTDRVSQALRGLAKTMFQRRPAVQVHVMRVDAPGVLTGE from the coding sequence ATGACAGCGACTCAGCCGTGGCAGCATGATGATCTATTGTTTGTGCCATTAGGTGGCTCTGGTGAGATCGGCATGAACGCCAATCTCTTTCACTACGACGATCAGTGGCTGATGGTTGATCTAGGGATCAGTTTTCCCGATGATACCATGCCGGGGATTGATGTGGTGCTGCCGGACCTCTCCTTTATCGAGGCACGGCGCGACAAACTCGCCGGCCTCGTCATCACCCATGGGCATGAAGATCATCTTGGCGCAATTCCCTATCTCTGGGAGCGGCTGAAATGCCCCATCTATGGCACGCCGTTCACCCTTGCGCTTGTTCGCGGCAAGCTCAGTGAAAGATTGCCGGACGCCCGGGTCAAGCTCATTTCCCTGCCGTTCAACACACCGGTTCCTGTGGGAAGCTTTGATGTTGAGATGATATCTCTCACCCATTCCATACCTGATCCGGCGGGGCTTGTTCTCCGCGCCGGGGGCAAGACCATTTTTCATACCGGTGACTGGAAATTCGATAATGATCCATTACTGGGCCCGACCTCGGACAAGGATGCGTTGAAGAAACTTGGCGACAGCGGCGTTGATATCCTTATCGGCGACAGTACCAACGCCATGGTGGAAGGCAGAACCGGCAGCGAAGCTGATGCAAGAGAGGGGCTTCTTGAAACCATCAGCGGGCTAAAGGGGCGGGTGGCGGTCACCTGCTTTGCGTCCAACGTGGCCAGGGTCGATTCGCTCGTGCGTGCCGCGCGTGAAACCGGACGCAGCCCGATGCTGGTGGGGCGGGCCCTGCACCGGATTTCGGAAGCTGCCAGATCCTGCGGCTACCTTTCTGACTGGCCTGATTTTGTCCCCGAAGATGATTTTGATCTCATCCCCAAGGAAAACCTGCTGATGATCTGCACCGGCTCGCAGGGTGAGCCGAGATCGGCACTTTCCCGGATTGCATCGGGCAGCCATCACATGGTTCGTCTTGAAAAGGGTGATACGGTGCTTTTTTCTTCCCGTGAGATACCAGGCAATGAGCCTGCTATTTCACGCGTTCAGGATAATCTGATCCGCCGCGGGGTGCAGGTGATCACGGCAGATGATGCACCGATCCATGTTTCCGGCCACCCGGGACGCGAAGACATGGCGGAGATGTACCAGATGATAAGGCCTCGGGTTGCGATCCCGGTGCACGGGACCGCGCGCCATCTCAACGCCCATGCGGCGCTGGCGCAGTCTTGCCAGGTTGGCAAGACGATCATTCCCGATAATGGTGATGTCATCGCGCTTGACGGCGACCAGAGCCGGGTGATCAGCAAGGCTGATACAGGGCTTCTGACCTATGAAGCCGGCGAAGTCATCGGGCTGGACAGTTCGACCTTGCGTGACCGCCGCCGGATGTTGTGGAACGGAAATGTCTCGGCGTCGATCGTGTTGAGCCTGACAGGCGAGTTGTGCCTCGCACCCAGCATCACCCAGAACGGGCTTAACGACGGGTTTCGCGCCGATGATTATATCGCCGAAGGATCGCTTCGTGTCGAAGATGCATTGCTGGCCATGAGCAACAGGGACCGCCTTGATGATGACGTGGTAACAGACCGTGTTTCGCAAGCCTTGCGCGGTCTCGCCAAAACGATGTTTCAACGTCGCCCCGCCGTCCAGGTTCATGTGATGCGCGTGGATGCGCCAGGCGTTCTGACGGGGGAATGA
- the nuoN gene encoding NADH-quinone oxidoreductase subunit NuoN produces MSMITYFPAIAEIFLALIAIILVLVAAFGGDEGRVSQIMRRLGLVTLVATGILVLSYGRESSLAFGGLFLTTPFAVFMKMIVLVGAGIVLLLAKPSLKADNINKPEFTMLVLMSVLGMMVLISSNDLMVLYMGIELQSLPLYVIAAMQRDSLRSSEAGLKYFLLGALSSGLLLYGISLIYGFTGATNYAEISQSLSGSVSSGAVIGIIFVISGMAFKISAAPFHMWTPDVYEGSPTIVTAFFAIVPKVAAMALFLRITYGMLAPVPGVWQQVVAVIAVLSMVVGALAAIMQTDLKRLMAYSSIAHMGYALVGLSAATTGAVSAVMIYMLIYVISSIGVFAIILNLTREGEAVHRISDLKGYSRSHPLHAACLLVFMFSMAGIPPLGGFFGKWFTFMAAVNAGLIPLAVIGVLSSVVGAFYYIRIVKVMYIDEVDIVLDPSARRANTIIMGLSALILALFVFGLSPLREAVIATVPHIILIAG; encoded by the coding sequence ATGTCGATGATCACGTATTTTCCTGCGATTGCTGAAATATTTCTTGCTCTCATAGCCATAATTCTGGTGCTGGTCGCGGCATTCGGCGGAGATGAGGGCCGGGTCTCCCAGATCATGCGCAGGCTCGGGCTGGTGACGCTTGTTGCGACAGGTATCCTCGTGCTGTCCTATGGCCGGGAATCTTCATTGGCGTTTGGCGGGCTTTTTCTCACGACACCTTTTGCGGTCTTCATGAAAATGATTGTGCTGGTCGGCGCGGGCATCGTGTTGCTGCTCGCCAAGCCAAGCCTGAAAGCGGATAATATCAACAAGCCCGAATTCACGATGCTGGTCCTCATGTCGGTGCTGGGCATGATGGTGCTGATATCTTCCAATGATTTGATGGTTCTTTATATGGGCATTGAATTGCAGTCCCTGCCGCTCTATGTCATCGCGGCGATGCAGCGGGATTCGCTTCGCTCGTCTGAGGCGGGGCTGAAATATTTTCTGCTGGGCGCCCTGTCTTCAGGGCTTCTGCTCTACGGCATATCGCTCATCTACGGTTTCACCGGGGCAACGAATTACGCGGAAATATCGCAGTCGCTTTCCGGTTCAGTCTCATCGGGGGCGGTGATCGGGATTATCTTCGTCATTTCCGGGATGGCGTTCAAGATCTCGGCGGCTCCCTTCCATATGTGGACACCGGACGTGTATGAAGGCTCCCCGACCATTGTCACGGCCTTTTTTGCGATCGTCCCCAAAGTTGCGGCCATGGCCCTGTTCCTGCGGATAACTTACGGGATGCTCGCGCCCGTGCCCGGGGTATGGCAGCAGGTGGTGGCAGTCATCGCGGTTCTTTCAATGGTCGTCGGGGCGCTGGCCGCGATCATGCAGACCGATCTGAAACGGCTGATGGCCTATTCGTCGATTGCGCATATGGGTTATGCCCTCGTCGGATTGTCGGCGGCGACAACCGGCGCGGTGAGCGCGGTGATGATCTATATGCTCATCTATGTGATTTCATCGATCGGGGTATTCGCCATCATCCTGAACCTGACAAGGGAAGGTGAAGCCGTCCACCGGATCAGCGATCTCAAGGGGTATTCACGTTCGCATCCCCTGCACGCGGCCTGTCTTCTTGTCTTCATGTTTTCGATGGCAGGGATACCGCCTCTTGGCGGATTTTTCGGCAAATGGTTCACCTTTATGGCCGCTGTAAATGCTGGCCTGATCCCGCTTGCGGTGATAGGTGTTCTGTCGTCGGTTGTCGGCGCGTTTTACTACATTCGGATCGTCAAGGTCATGTATATCGATGAGGTTGATATCGTGCTTGATCCATCAGCGAGAAGAGCGAATACGATCATCATGGGCCTGTCAGCCCTGATCCTGGCCCTGTTCGTTTTCGGTCTGAGCCCGTTGCGGGAGGCAGTCATTGCGACCGTCCCGCATATCATCCTCATCGCAGGTTGA
- the nuoL gene encoding NADH-quinone oxidoreductase subunit L, translated as MITAIVFLPLLGAIGAGIFSLLKNDTGGYAVTITAMLASMILGWIAFLGHISSGTDSTVVLANWMSSGGFHVDWALRYDALTAVMVIVVTTVSTMVHIYSVGYMSHDNAKPRFMAYLSLFTFAMLMLVTADNLVQMFFGWEGVGVASYLLIGFWYHRPSAHEAAMKAFVVNRVGDFGFALGIFGVYALAGSVELDVIFGFAPALANVTMPFLFWELPALEVVGMLLFIGAMGKSAQLGLHTWLPDAMEGPTPVSALIHAATMVTAGVFMVCRLSPMLEYAPFTLDFITVVGALTAIFAATIGFTQFDIKRVIAYSTCSQLGYMFFAAGVSAYPAAMFHLTTHAFFKALLFLGAGSVIHALSDEQDMRRMGGVWRKIPVTYVMMWIGSLALAGFPFFAGYYSKDMILEAAWGQHASTGQFAYILGILAAFLTAFYSWRLLFMTFHGKPRASAEVMSHVHESPAVMTLPLFVLAIGAIFSGFLFYDLFVGHHWKEFWGNSIFILAEHQAMEAAHHVPSIIKLMPLIVGIGGVALAFVMYIAMPSLPARMAELFRPLHQLFFHKWYVDEIYDALFVRPAVRFGRFLWMRGDLRTIDAFGPDGVSGMVARLSAVTSRFQTGYVFHYAFAMLIGVVALILWYARAFGG; from the coding sequence ATGATTACGGCGATTGTCTTTCTGCCGCTGCTCGGTGCCATCGGTGCGGGTATTTTTTCGCTTCTTAAAAACGATACGGGCGGATATGCCGTGACGATCACGGCGATGCTTGCGTCGATGATATTGGGATGGATTGCCTTTCTGGGCCATATATCATCCGGCACGGACAGCACCGTCGTCTTGGCAAACTGGATGTCCTCAGGCGGATTTCATGTTGATTGGGCCCTGCGCTACGATGCGCTGACGGCCGTGATGGTAATTGTTGTTACCACCGTCTCGACCATGGTTCATATTTATTCGGTTGGCTATATGTCGCACGACAACGCCAAGCCGCGTTTCATGGCCTATCTCAGCCTCTTTACCTTTGCCATGCTGATGCTGGTGACGGCGGACAACCTTGTCCAGATGTTCTTTGGCTGGGAAGGGGTGGGGGTTGCCTCCTATCTGCTGATCGGTTTCTGGTATCATCGGCCCTCCGCGCATGAGGCGGCGATGAAGGCTTTTGTCGTCAACAGGGTTGGAGATTTTGGCTTTGCGCTTGGTATTTTCGGGGTCTATGCCCTGGCAGGCTCGGTAGAGCTGGATGTGATTTTTGGCTTTGCTCCTGCACTTGCCAATGTGACCATGCCGTTCCTTTTCTGGGAGTTGCCCGCGCTTGAAGTCGTCGGGATGCTGCTCTTTATCGGAGCCATGGGGAAATCTGCCCAGCTCGGGCTTCATACCTGGCTTCCCGACGCGATGGAAGGCCCGACACCTGTCTCGGCGCTCATTCACGCAGCAACGATGGTGACCGCGGGCGTCTTTATGGTCTGCCGCCTGTCGCCAATGCTTGAATATGCCCCGTTCACGCTGGATTTCATCACCGTGGTGGGGGCGCTCACGGCAATCTTTGCTGCTACCATCGGCTTCACCCAGTTCGATATCAAGCGGGTTATCGCCTATTCGACCTGCTCCCAGCTTGGATACATGTTTTTTGCCGCCGGTGTTTCGGCCTATCCTGCGGCCATGTTCCACCTGACAACACATGCGTTTTTCAAGGCGCTTTTGTTTCTCGGGGCGGGATCGGTCATTCACGCGCTGTCCGATGAACAGGACATGCGCCGGATGGGCGGGGTCTGGCGGAAAATACCCGTCACCTATGTGATGATGTGGATTGGATCACTTGCTCTGGCCGGATTCCCGTTCTTTGCCGGCTACTATTCCAAGGACATGATCCTTGAGGCGGCCTGGGGCCAGCATGCATCGACCGGCCAGTTTGCCTATATTCTGGGTATCCTGGCGGCGTTTCTGACGGCTTTCTATTCATGGCGTCTTCTGTTCATGACCTTCCACGGCAAGCCGCGGGCATCGGCAGAAGTGATGAGCCATGTGCATGAAAGCCCGGCGGTGATGACGCTGCCGCTATTTGTTCTGGCGATCGGTGCTATTTTCTCCGGCTTCCTTTTCTATGATCTGTTTGTCGGGCATCACTGGAAGGAATTCTGGGGCAATTCCATTTTCATTCTGGCTGAACATCAGGCTATGGAAGCGGCGCATCACGTCCCGTCGATCATCAAGCTGATGCCGCTTATTGTCGGTATTGGCGGTGTCGCTCTTGCCTTTGTGATGTATATCGCCATGCCGTCCTTGCCTGCACGCATGGCTGAACTGTTCCGGCCCCTCCATCAGCTTTTCTTCCATAAATGGTATGTTGATGAGATTTATGATGCTCTTTTTGTCCGGCCGGCGGTGCGGTTTGGTCGCTTCCTCTGGATGCGCGGCGATCTGCGGACCATCGACGCCTTTGGTCCCGATGGTGTTAGCGGGATGGTGGCCCGGCTTTCGGCGGTAACCAGCCGTTTCCAGACAGGGTACGTTTTTCATTACGCATTCGCGATGCTGATCGGGGTTGTTGCCCTGATCCTCTGGTATGCGCGAGCATTTGGGGGCTGA